CCAATTTGGGGGATTCTTACCCAAAATACAACCTTATATCAAGAATTTATTTGGTTTTCTTGGAATTCTCAGGATTCTGAACGACATACGCATCCCACAGGTCAGGGCGGCGTTCCTTGGTCACGGCCTTCGACTGTTCCAGCCGCCATTCTTTGACCTTGGCATGGTGGCCGGATGACAGAATCTCCGGCACTTTGCGCAAGATTCCGTCCGGGCCCGTCCATTCGGCGGGGCGGGTGTAATGGGGGTATTCCAGCAGGCCGTTGCCAAAGCTTTCCTCGTCATGCGTGCCGGCATTGCCGATCACGTCGGGCAGCAGGCGGATGATGCTGTCCAGCAGGATCATGGCGGCCTGTTCGCCGCCCGACAGCACATAGTCGCCGATCGAGATTTCTTCGGCCTGATAGGCCTCCAGCAGCCGTTCGTCCACGCCCTCGTACCTGCCGCACAGGATGGTCAGCAGTGGCTCCTGCGACAGTTCTACAGCTTTCTTTTGGGTCAGGGGCTTGCCGCGCGGGGTCATGTAGATAAAGCGTCCCAGCGGCAGATGCGCCTGCAGGGAACGGTCAAGGATATCGGGCTTCATCACCATGCCCGCGCCGCCGCCAAAGGGGCTGTCATCGACCGTTTTGTGGACATCGGTGGTGTAATAGCGGGGGTTGATAGTTTCCAGGCTCCAGATACGCTTTTCCAGCGCCTTGCCCGACAGGCTCAACCCCAGATGCCCCGGGAACATTTCGGGGAACAGGGTGACGATTTTTACGCTCAGTTTTGCGGGTTCTGGCTTCATATCGCGACTCTATCAAAAAATCATTTATTTTCAAGGTGATATTTTAAAAAGGGCGGTCTTGTTATTGACTTTTTAACCATTATGTTATATAAATAAAGAACTTGGACACAGCAAAAGAGAATTGGGCAGGGTATGAAAAAATCAGGCATCGTCGACAAGCTGAAACAGAAACTGGCGCAAGCCGGTGATGCGATTGCCGAGATCCTCGCTCCCCAGCCCCAGCCCCAGCCCGAACTTGCGCCTATTCGCGTGAAGGCAAACAAGGGCCGCCGCCGTTAATCTATTCGGCGCTTGACTTCATTTTCATAATACTGTAAAACTGTGCATCGCCGCAGAAGCCGGATTCTTTAAAACCGGGCGGGCGTAACAGGGGGAATTGCAGTATCATGACCGAAGACAGACGAGCCCGCGCGCGCAACGGCGATTCAGCCAGCAAGATCGCCATCAACGGCGCGCTGGACCGCCAGATGCCGGATATTTCGGGTTTCAATTTCTTCAGCGGCGATTTTACGCCCAAGATGGTCAATTCCGTCGGCACCGCCGTTTGCACGCAGGAAGAATGGGATGCGATGTGGAAGACCTTCGACCGCCCCGCGCCCGGCCCGCTGCCGCCCGGAACCCGCGCCATTTTCCAGGCGATCAACGAACAGACCAAGCAGCGAGCGACAGCCTTCGAAGCCGCCAACGTGACGTTGACAGCGACAAAGGATATCAAGGTCGAATGGAACCGCCTGCATGTGGGCAAGGATGAAGACCCCAAGGTGCAGGACCGCTTCGCCGTGCTGCTGGTGCCGGAGGCCGGCAAACTGTCATCGACCTTCAACGATGTCTGGCCCGTGCGCGACAAGCGCGAGAAGATGAAGAAGTTCGATGAAAGCCTGAACCTGTTCCGCAAGGGCCAGAACGCAACCGTGTCCAGCCCCGCGCTTGCGAAATTCACGCAGTATCAGGCGCGCCGGAACATGAAGCCGGCAAGCAGGAACCAGTAAAAATCGCTCGTCTGCTTTGCGAGCGCACAAGAGGCCTGCCGCTCGCCGTTTATACTCGGAATAAGCATTCTCAAATTCTGCATAAAACAATTAAAACAATATGTTAGATCTGTAAAAAACATTGATTATGTTAAGCGGTTGTGCTAATCATGGCTGGTATCGCGCACCTTTCTACCGCGAAGCGGCAAGGTTCAGCGGTCAATAGCTGAGGGCCCGTCAAGAGGCTCCATGATTTGTAATGGTGTGTACAT
This sequence is a window from Alphaproteobacteria bacterium. Protein-coding genes within it:
- the trmD gene encoding tRNA (guanosine(37)-N1)-methyltransferase TrmD — encoded protein: MKPEPAKLSVKIVTLFPEMFPGHLGLSLSGKALEKRIWSLETINPRYYTTDVHKTVDDSPFGGGAGMVMKPDILDRSLQAHLPLGRFIYMTPRGKPLTQKKAVELSQEPLLTILCGRYEGVDERLLEAYQAEEISIGDYVLSGGEQAAMILLDSIIRLLPDVIGNAGTHDEESFGNGLLEYPHYTRPAEWTGPDGILRKVPEILSSGHHAKVKEWRLEQSKAVTKERRPDLWDAYVVQNPENSKKTK